In Oncorhynchus gorbuscha isolate QuinsamMale2020 ecotype Even-year linkage group LG26, OgorEven_v1.0, whole genome shotgun sequence, the DNA window TGCATGAAAAGGAGTGGAGGAAGCAAATAGATTCAttcactccctctccttccctgcatTGCTACTGCATTGGTTTCTATGGTAACGGCACCAGCCCCCTGTCAAGCTGTTCCCCTTCACCGAGAGGCCAAGGGTGTGTCACTGTCATcccattatatacatatatataaccCAAAATAAACAATCACTAACTTAGTGCGGCCTTCAACTGACACGGTTCCCCATATTTTGAACGCACGAAGGAAACAATTACACCAGAGTCAAATCAGAAATGAACTTCTCATTTTGTTGACCTGTCCCtatatttggggcggcaggtagcctagtggctagagcagtaaccgaaaggttgctagatcgaatccccgagctgacaaggtaagaatctgtcattctgcccctgaacaaggcagttaacctactgttcctaggtcgtcattgtaaacaagaatttgttcttaactgacttgcctagttaaatatatatatatatatttttaaaaatatttacgAGATATTCTCTAATAATTAATAAAACTATTTTGAATAATTGTTTCTTGCATTGCTGTTGACTTGGTTACATTTTTCTCCTACAAATCGTTAGCCCACTAAAGGTGACCGACTTCCTCACATTTTAAAAAGGGAGGTTACTTCAACATAGACAACACTTACCTTAGGATTTGACCGAGGGACTCAAACAGACAGTTCAGTACAGCCATGAGCATGAGCTATAGGAAGAGAGATCAGGGCAGTGGGTGAGGGGAGGATGAAAGGAAAACAAGAGGATTGAGAAGTATAGATGGAAGCCAGGTGAAGTAAACAGAGAAAAGGTTgtgggaaagggacagagagagtgaaaagtCAGGTGTGGTTTAATCACAATGCCTGTAGAATATAAATGCCAATTTGCCATAAAAGGACTGGTCTTTCCTTAGCAACGTACATAGCAACAAGAAGTGCTGAAGAAAATCTAATTATCAGTCATTTATTCTCATGGGCATTTGCAATATATAGGGTCTCCAATTATGACGTCATGCCGACAAAttacctttttttttttacatacaatAATTGatctttcatctctctgtgtttcataattttccttacATTCAGCCTCTTTTGCAAATTGATCCCACAGGAGAAAGCCCCCGAGCaagcgaaacagcgccccctctgtctctctacgtgtaggccatctatctgatactgtctggtccaaacgagtacgacattgttgccgcccgtaGCATTGAACACAAGCGAAGCCAACGAGCAATTGGCATCCCTCGATTAAAAAGAAGTATACAAAATttgccaatcagcgttgagctaaaaCTGAGCAAGCTCAACTATGAATGATCCTGGCgcaccaaaaaaaagtgtcaaggtGAAGCCAGGTTTTTTTTTTATCACTCCTATCAAATCGCATTAAAAGCATATGTCATTGACAGAGACATCTCATTGTTTTTTTGTCTTCCGGTGGTTAGCTGGTTAGCTCAAATTGGCACACTCCTAAATTAGCCGTGGATGGaaatagggatttggacttgtggttgtAATTGATTTTCTGTACTGGCCCTggagattctgatccaaccattaatttaTATATGGTTGTGCCCTTAGTCTGAGAGGTTGGAAGTTCAAACTACGCTacaggtcaaaagttttagaacacctactcattcaaagatttttctttattttttacattgtagaaaaatagtgaagacatcaaaactatgaaataacacatggaatcatgtagtaacccaaaatgttatatttgagattcttaaaataacccccctttgccttgatgacagctttgcacactcttggcattctctcaaccagcttcatgaggtagtcacctggaatgcatttcaattaacaggtgtgccttcttaaaacttaatttgtggaatttatttccttattgcctttgagccaatcagttgtgttgtgacaaggtaggggggtatacagaatatggtcttttaccaaataggactaagtccatattatggcaagaacagctcaaataagcaaagagaaacagtccataattactttaaaacatgaaggtcagtcaataaggacaatttcaagaactttgaaagtttcttcaagtgcagtcgcaaaaaccatcaagcgctatgatgaaaccggctcttatgaggaccgccacaggaatggaagacccagagttacctctgctgcataggataagttcatcagagctaccagcctcagaaattgcagcccaaataaatgcttcacagaattcaagtaatagacacgtctcaacatcaactgttcagaggagactgtaaaTCTGGCATTCGTGGTCAAAtgtctgcaaagaaaccactactaaaggacaccaataataagaagagacttgtttgggccaagaatcacaagcaatggacattagaacactggaaatgtgtcctttgggcTGGAGtacaaattggagatttttggttccaaccgccgtttctttgtgagacgcggtgtggctGAACAGATGACCTcagcatgtgtatttcccaccgtaaagcatggaggatgaggtgtaatggtgtgggggtgctttgctggtgacactgtctgggattcatttagaattcaaggtgcacttaaccagcatggctaccacagcattctgcagcaataagcCATCCCAACTGGTATGGTcttagtaggactatcatttgtttttcaacagtacaatgacccaaaaacacctccaggctgtgtaaaggcaaTTTTACCAAGGAGAgcaatggagtgctgcatcagatgacctgacctccacaatcccccgacctcaaccaaattgagatggtttgggatgaggtgGACCGCAGAGtgtaggaaaagcagccaacaaccgCTTAGAATATGTGgggactccttcaagactgtcggaaaagcattccaggtgaagctggttgagagaatggcaagagtgagcaaagctgtcatcaaggcaaagggtggctatttgaaaaatatcaaatatatttggattagtttaacacttttttggttacgacacgATTCCATGtattgtttcatagttttgatgtcttcactattaaaatagtcaaaataaagaaaatcccttgaatgagtaggtgttctaaagacttttgaccggtagtgtatagcTAGATGTAGAAAGCTCATGTTAACTTGCTAATGTTGCcaatgaaaggaagttaggctattTAGCAATcattttagccaggtagtctGGGACAACAAAAAATTAAaagcgtgtactgtatgacagagcgATTGACCATTTCGTCaaagtgagagaggaggatggtattGGCGTTTcactacaagtagggtgagtcaacatgattTCCTACTTGCACGAATGTGTATGCACGCACActgaaatcagaaccatggacaggcACATCACATTTAGCTTACGTTGactggattaaattgtttttggtatctttttaGTTGTCACTAGAGTAATCAGAGGAGATTTGATGATaatgaaatgttgaagttgaaatggtgctggactAGTGAAAGCAGAGCTTTGTGGACTTCACGGGACAGAGGTTGCTCTCCGGTTGTGTGATAAAACaaaaaggtgtggttgaatttattctgccactgtgtcttcttatatCATGGTCACAAGGCATATTAATTAACAGGTTAAAGACGAAACACAATTTTCACAACACGTAGGCTGTaattcagggggggggggggcttggcttCCCAAGTGATTTCACCCATGCACCGCTACTACAAATTACATGTTGCTTTCTGAGATCCGAATTCTAAATTCATATGTGAGCGCTTAACTCAGACTGTGTGAATTATGCATTGATGCACAATGGAAGATTTGTGCAAAAAGGATCCGGGCCATAATGTATAGTCTTTGAAGCACCAGTCTAGCCTTGTACTCCCTCTGCATCACATTACCTACCTCATTCTCCTGTGCACTGCCCACCACGTAAAAGAATAGGTCGATGCTGCACTTATACACGATCGTCATCCCCTCCACGAAGGCAATCTcatctgcttgggggggggagaTCAAGCATTAAAGCACATTCACACCTTATTCACATTTACGGAGAATACCGAAGTGAGAGGTTTTATGGTCGTCTTCCAATTTAAAATGTGAGTTTTGTCATATAAAATGCTCAACTCCTATGTGTGtggggaagaagggatggagaggaaggagggatatagagatagagattgGGCATCCTCCTTAGGGGCAGGTGGACCCGGGGTGTCGGATGACTGCTGTGAATTTCATTGGAACAAAAGAGTGCGAGAGCTGTCTGTCGCTGAACTGGTTCCCTCCCCTTTTGTTCGATGTAACGTGAGCTTGGGAGGACTGAAGAACCCAGAGGAACCAATACTGTTTCTCGTGTTTAGATAAACTGACCCATGAGGGTTGAGCCGCAGGCTAATGCTATACAGCTAACACGGTCTCTTGTTTTTCTATGGTGGAGGACACACAAAAGGTGTGTGAACAACGGGTCCTAACTAAATCATTACTTACACAGTTGTCTACTAACATGAAGCCAAAGAAGACTGGTACACATATGCATTGATTTACATTATGATCCTGTTGATACCGATTTCCCTGACGGTGCACATCTTCTCAACTCTCTCGCCACATTGTTAgaatgtttttttatattttttttaaccttactGGTTCATTAAAATTATAACATGGAATAGACTATGAGGACTCAAGCTCAACCATCTACTCCAATAGTCTCCTGGGTAATTTTTTTTGTTTGGGGTAAAACTTACTGTCAGCTTTGTGTGTCTTGTTGAAAACGTTCTTTTCAAAGTTCTTCTGCTCCTTCATGGAGGGGTAGAGCTCTGTGTCGTAGTACTAAAAACACATCAGAAGTCAGACATTAGCCGCATTAGTTATGACGAATACACCTCATTTGGGGAAGTTCTCACAATGTCTCGACTCCACAACAACAGCCAACATGGGTCGCCATTGGACAACTGTTATTAGCATACCTTTGATAGAAGTCTATTGCCATCGTTGTCCAGAATGAAGACCGCTTTCACGGTGTACAGCGAGGGTTCCTGAAAGACAGTGTGACCACACGTTGACTAGAATAAAAGGACAATTTGCATTGCCCATAGGACCGAGGCATACTGAACACATTCCTAAACGGTCATTAATAGAGCACGGATGATGACGACATTGGTGATGGTAAATAAAAATCTAGTCATGTTCTTCAAAAACACGAGGGATACGACAACGTCAGAAAGAGGCGTGAGCGTAGATGTCGATGGTCCCCAGATCCTTCAGTTCTTTCCATCCCACGGTGGCTTGGTTGAACCCGGGCCAAAGTTCTGTTATGCACTGACTACCACAGACTCAGAGCCTAAGTGTATCACAGAACTTGGGCCAGGAACATCACATTCGGGACTTTAGACCTCGATTTGAGATGAACTGGAGGAAAGTGCAAACCAGTCATCCAGATGTCTGTGTCAAATTAGAAACAGTCCACAGTGGAACTAATTTGTTGAAAAGTTCAATGAGGTGCAGGTGTCAGGTCAACAGTCCCAAGGTCCTTTGTGCAACATTATCTTGTTAATTAAGCACAGTGAATATCAATATCAAGAGTACATAACTTATGAAGTCCACATCCAGACACTGTACTGTGCAGCCAAAATGACTGCCTACtaacagaaaacactggaaaatACATAAGATACAATTATATCAGTAAAAAAATaagtgtatatatagatatatatatatagagagagagagatatttgagGCCGAGGGTCAAGTACAGCAGGTTGGATAATCAACAAAAAGTAATTGCGGCCTTGTCCAGCGCTGCTTGTATTATTCTAAGTTTCAATTACAGTAGAAAATACTAACACAAAAACAATTTATGCAACGATCATCTGTCTAGAGTTTAGTTCAAAAGTGGAAAATTATTCTATGCATATTTAGTTGAACAACCCACCTGTGGAATCAAGTTTTTGGTAAACGTAAAATGCTGCGAAACGCAGCTCCTCCGGTTGAAACCAAATATCGTAGACGTGGCACACAATATATCCAGTGTTCACCCTTCAATGCTTGGGCAGGCTGATGTCAGTTATAATAAAAGTATAACGGACTGCCGACAACTCATGTCATTCATTTAAGTGTAAATCATAAATTAGGTTATAATCTCAGATATGCGACATGGGGTAGCTTTTTAGACAGTATGCCCCTCTCTCTGGGCTAATTTGTCAACTGTTCGAGTTTGTACAACAGCAATTGCCCATTGACGAGGAAAAGTGCAACACATGTTGCTGCTGGTTGTGGAatctcactacactacactcaaatAGCGCATAGACTACATTCAGATTACAACGACAGTCGTGCAGAATACAGTACCTCCTAATGTCTGCTATCGTACCTGAAAATATTAGATCCAGCCAGTCAGAGACCTAAAAAAAATCACTTCTTAGGCTGGGCATGATGCaaaaatactgaatacaacatttTACGCAGCAAAGGGCTATAATGAATGCTATTCAAGAAACTGGCCTAATCATGCATTTGCAAGGTAATACTCGTTTAGAAAATATATAAAAAGCTCCATATCCCTACCGATTGCTTACCAAAGACGCGATCTCCATAGTGGTTCTCTGGTGTTGACGTGGACAGGTTTGAGCTGTCATTCTAGTAGACCTCACAAAATCCTCTGACTCATGGGTGGGCGGATCCTCCGCTGGCCTAGAGGAGGCTCCGCGAAACCAAGCCCCTCATTCGGCCATGTTGGCTCCCTCAAATCCGCGAAGGATGTTAGGTCCTTGTTCTGTAGGAACCACAATGTCGTCAGTTTCTTACAGTGGTGTTTTTACGCGTTACTCCAAAATGAACACCGATAAGGTTTTGATGGCCACCTACCTACTACTTTGATGGCCAAGTAGTGAATTATGGGACATTATGCATATACATCCTATCAGTAGTATCTTTAAACTCATGTGTTATAGAATATGTCAAAAATCAACTACTCTTGTTACAAGTGATAGCCTACTTTATTTAGAAAATATATGTGATTCAAACCATGTTGCGAGGCTCGTCTAGATTAGCCAGCGTGGATGTCTTTCTGTTCGAGTTCATTCTAGCACGGCAGATGGCAGCAATGCACATAGGGATGGACTGACAGCCAGACAGTAGGATATTCTACTTTGGAGCCCTCGTACGGTGTGGCTGTGTCTGTGTTCAATTGCTTTGGCAGGGTTGATATAGATGGGCGGTATAGCCTATAGGGGGGTATGGTTTTTTGACGCCGCGTAGTTATAGAAAAGAGAAATGGTAGGCTTCACGTCATGTAGGGAGGGGACAGCGAGCTGCTCGGTGAACTGAGCAGGGTTTAAAATTCTCCACTCTCTGATTTAGAGTCAGAATACAAAATCTTCCAAAAGGATTGGGCTTGCTGCGTTTCCACTGATGTGCCCATTCGTTTTGACAACTCCTGTCTCCATAGTCCGGTAAGAGAGTCAAACCAGGAAACTAACATTACCTACACTTGTTTGTGTTATTTGGCAGTTATGTAGGTTGTTATTACTGTACGAAAATGTGTAAACAGGCTGTACACATTGTATACCTTAAATTGAGATGAAGTGGAGTTTACGGGACAGTTAAAAACAGTTCTACATGGGATATTCAGTTGCTCGACCCACTTATATTTACCAATAAAATTGGAACATTTCTGAAGAATGGGGGTGGACAATTAATGTCAACGGTTTTTAGATCCTTGACGTCCATACATAATTCCAGATATTTTCAAATGAACTTCTAATGATTTCGCGGGTTCCTTCAGTGCCATTTGATCAAAAAGCCCCAGGTTAAATTCTCAACGTTCTCCCTGTCAGACAGGTTCAAATTCAgtaattgaatccatttttggTTGAACGGGTTCCTCACATGACATGATGTTTCATGCAGGAACAACTGCAATAGACATGCCTATTGAAAACAGTACGTAATACATTACAAACAGTAGCTTACAGTTACCGAAGTAATTGCGTTGTCAAGTTATTCATTGACCCATTGATTGGCAGAATATGCTTGTTATTTCCCGGGTAACAGTGTGATGACATAATGTGGTGTAACCTTCACCACTGTCTGTCTAGTACCCGCCCTGGCGCTAACTACTGTACCAAACAACTTCTAGAACGAACTGATGGAAGTAAGTGGAAGTGAAGTCACTGGTATTTGTTGGTAATAAGAACacttccctgtttattatctttAGGAATTTTTTAAAAAAATTCGCTTTGGGTCAAACTCTTTAAGTATGCAATAATCGTATATTAAGCCTTTTGGGGCTCTGAAGCAAGATTTGGTTGggtgccccccccccacctctggCCCTtgggtgccccccccccccacctctggCCCCCTTGAAGGTGGAGAGAcatgtatttgtttttaaattaatCTCCCGCaactctacacattttgccatggggcataaGAAATAAATCTGTTTCatagctaatttcctgcaattctacacattttgccatgtggtggagagaaatgtctgcagttttaaagcacattcatgcaattctacacattttttaaCAACttagtcattctcactcagatattATATTAATATGCCTAACAAAATCATTGGGGGCCCCATGGAGGTCAGGGCCCACGTGCTCAGTCAGTATTCGGCCATGAtcactacaagtttagatagtcTAGGAAGCTAACAACTAATCTTAAAATCATGTTATTTTTGGGTTATGGGACCCCTAGCGGCCGTAGGCCCTAAGCGACCCTGATCTTATAGCATGGTGTTGAATTCAGCAGCCTTTTCCTCTGCTGTTTCATGAATTACATTGGATTCACTACTTTTTATTTTATGAATGGTCTTTTCAATGTGATATTCTTTTGAAATAACTAACCAATTAATTGTATTATCTAACTTTATTCTTTCATGTTGTGTTTGTCCGTATAGGATTTAACGATATTTGGaagagtgaagaggagaggacacatcacTTTTTTTAAATCTCACCATAGTGTCAATTTTGGTGTATCCAAAATAGCTTTATTTTGCCTCTTTATTACATTGACTTGAAGCTATAGATAACCCATCAATAGACAATAAGTCTTCTGAGGCTTGCACTTGGCATTTTGCCACCTACCACATCTCCATTCCCTTTCCCTTGTGTCTTGCACTCGCCCTGCAAAACTCTGAAGACAAGACATGATGTGCCTGAAGAAATATTTCACAGAGGGCTTGATCCAAGTAGCCATCCTGCTCAGCCTGGTTGGCGTCAGAGTAGATGTGGGCCCTTACTTGCCCGCCTCGCACGAGATGATCCTGGGCCCCACCTCTACCCTCACCCAGACCCAGTTCCACAACCAGCTGGACGGCCAGGACCTCCCCCCCAAGAGTGTAGACCTGGATGGCTTCTTCACAGCCCGGAGGCTTCTGGGCTGGGTCCGCGCCCTGGACCGCCTCCGGGTGCCCAGCTCGGAGCTAGAAACCTGGCTGGTGCGGCGCGAACCTGATGCCCTGGTGGTGGGGGCTCCTGGCCAGCCAGCCCCCCTGGAGGGAGGTGCAGGTGGGTTGGAGGTTCATGCGGGTGACCAGGTGGGGTCGGTCATGAGGTCAAGCGTGGTGGCGGGGTCGGATTACGGGCCAATCGGAGAGGACAATCTGGACACCATGGTGGCCCTTCTAAGAAGAAGCCATGAGGAGGAGGATAAGGATGAGGATCTCTATGAAGAGGTAAACTATGGTGAACTCTTCTACACTCTATGTCAGTAATACCAGTGGAAGCATAGAGTGGCGTTCAAGAGAATTGGCTGTGTCAGAGCTTATTCAATGTTCAAAtacaatgcagtgccttaaacaAATGGATACACAATAGTGAACTACATTACTGCAAATCAGTCCACAACTCTGCCACTGGAGAAGTGGGTTCAATTAGGCAACAATCAAACTGTTGATTTACAGTAGGCAAGTGATAGACCCGGGTCATATATCATTAGGGATCAAGGGCAGGATTTACCGGAGGCTGAGATCACTATAAAAGGAGGCTTAACTGGGAGAGAAGAACACCCTTGTATGAAAACAGCCTTTCAGTAAACACAGTGGGGATTCCCACCCTCCTTGGATTCAAGCAAGCGAAAGCTTCCTGGTTGTATTTGCTGTATCATGCTGTTCATTTCAAACCTGCATCACTAAGTGATTGCGATGCACACAAGGCAAGATATTTACTATTTAGAACTCCCTTCATTTACAGCATCTAAGATTGCAAGGCAAGAATGAAGTGTCGGTTACTTTTCAGAATAAGTGACTGATCACTAATCCTCAAGGCCTGCAGACTGTACGATTTTAGCCGTCTTACACCAAAATTTTGCCATCTCAGACAAGATGTCCACGTCGTGCGCAAATTCTTAGGTCGTCAACGATTGCCAGACGTCTTGGCTTATTCAGTGTGACTAACATAACTTAGCAGGCGTAAAATACATGCCTGAAattagatcccctacatactggtcttgacgagaagggggggggggggtggaggttcCCTTCTGCACTATTATAATCTAATCTTATAATAATCGATTATAACTATGTAATAATCGTAAAAGACTGAATCTGACGTACAGGGTGGGGAGGCCTTAAAGTGAAACATTTTTCCTGTTATAACTTTGTTTTATTATAGTAAAAGGGTTCCCGGGGATTGTGTATTTGGCATGGTGTCTGGTAGGCTGACCTCTTCAGGTTTCAATAGCAGAAGTATCATGACCAATATGACGAGGCAAGGCACTTAGGTCATTAGTAGTCAATATTTACTCTCTGAGGACTTGCTGAACTTGAAAACACGACATAAATCACTTTAAAAGACAGGAAAAATGTCAAGTCTTGTTTTATCCAGTCTATTTTTTGTTAAGTGTGGATATCCATCTGTTTTGCAACAGTTACATTTGAGTAATTGTAAGAAATTACAATTAACCCATGTCACAACCCTGTCATTATGTTTTAGCATGTGCTCACTTTTGTTCGAGCCTGTGTTTTGGCACCCGAAACACTCATTGAGCAACAGTGTTGGGCATTAAATGACAGAATCACGGGGAGTTAGTGCAGCAGCATGCCAAAAGCTTGGCTGGACATCCCCTTGTTTTTCCAACAGCTGAGGCAGAGCTGCTTGTTGATATGTTCCACTGCGAGGGGCGCGCTGACCGGGCCCAGGCGATTCTGTGTCAGGGGGAAAGTAGGCCAGAGAGGGGTGTCTGACTGGAAATATGTCCCACTTTAGCCACTGGCTGTTCAGTGTTGCCCCATACATACAGCTTTCCATACCCATCGAAGCCCAGCAGATTTGGTGTAGGGATAAACTGTCAAAGTACACACATTCCGTGTAGGCTAATTGTATTTGTACACCAATCATATTTAGAAGTGAAATCACAATAATCCTTGATTTTACTGAGGAAATAAATGTATCTGAAGATACCTGAAATATTACAgttaaaacatgtatttatttatttactcttCACAGAGAGACAGCTTTTACACAGGGGACAAGCTTTTACACAGGGGACAGCTTTTACACAGGGGACAGCAGGGGACAGCTTTTACACAGGGGACAGCAGGGGACAGCTTTTACACAGGGGACAGATTTTACACAGGGGACAGCTTTTACTGCTAAAACCTAGACCTTGAAGGGAAATTCCAAAATCACTTTCATTTAGCACTGAGTTACAATATTAGACACTTTGGGAGTGTAGGGAGTTTTCAGTCACTTAAGGGTCTAAATATATATCTGCTTGGCAGCCCGAGTACTCACCCTACCTACACTGGACTTGTTTTGGATTGGGGAAAGTATGGGGGTTGTTTTGCTTTCGTCCTCTGCGTGTCATTGCCATCTCCTGGCTTCTGTTCTTTTGGGTTATTTGACTGTGTACCCAGTCTCAACCACGATGACTGCAGACATCCACAGACACCGGAGGCTTTAGTTTTAGCCTCCAAAATCAGAAGCCACTCTCAGGGCAGTGAAAGCGGTTCAGACTGGACATGTAGCCCTGTTGGCTATTTCTGGACAGGAGGGCATGCTTTTTGGCATTGCTAACTGGTACTCAGTTTAAAATGTACATGCctcatgtcccccccccccatggatAGTCCTGTTGACAAATATTTTGTaacatatttaaaaatatatattcttgAGGCTCTTACTACCATAGATGGTTATGCTTTCTGGGTCATCCAAGATTCCAGTGATATTGAACTGAGCATCTGAGACCAAGTTAGGTGCTGCTGCAATCGTGATGTAACGATTCAGACATACTGATACTCTTAGTTCCTTCCAAGGATCTAAGTGTCCCTGATAACAATCTTCACCCAGACTAACTC includes these proteins:
- the LOC124015927 gene encoding coatomer subunit zeta-1-like isoform X1, with product MTAQTCPRQHQRTTMEIASLEPSLYTVKAVFILDNDGNRLLSKYYDTELYPSMKEQKNFEKNVFNKTHKADTDEIAFVEGMTIVYKCSIDLFFYVVGSAQENELMLMAVLNCLFESLGQILRKNVERRCLLDNMDGVFLVVDEIIDGGVILESDPQQVIQKVNYRADDNPLSEQSVTQHITDKLAMTSNIMQSAKEQIKWSILK
- the LOC124015927 gene encoding coatomer subunit zeta-1-like isoform X4 encodes the protein MTAQTCPRQHQRTTMEIASLEPSLYTVKAVFILDNDGNRLLSKYYDTELYPSMKEQKNFEKNVFNKTHKADNEIAFVEGMTIVYKCSIDLFFYVVGSAQENELMLMAVLNCLFESLGQILRKNVERRCLLDNMDGVFLVVDEIIDGGVILESDPQQVIQKVNYRADDNPLSEQSVTQIMQSAKEQIKWSILK
- the LOC124015927 gene encoding coatomer subunit zeta-1-like isoform X3 — translated: MTAQTCPRQHQRTTMEIASLEPSLYTVKAVFILDNDGNRLLSKYYDTELYPSMKEQKNFEKNVFNKTHKADTDEIAFVEGMTIVYKCSIDLFFYVVGSAQENELMLMAVLNCLFESLGQILRKNVERRCLLDNMDGVFLVVDEIIDGGVILESDPQQVIQKVNYRADDNPLSEQSVTQIMQSAKEQIKWSILK
- the LOC124015927 gene encoding coatomer subunit zeta-1-like isoform X2 yields the protein MTAQTCPRQHQRTTMEIASLEPSLYTVKAVFILDNDGNRLLSKYYDTELYPSMKEQKNFEKNVFNKTHKADNEIAFVEGMTIVYKCSIDLFFYVVGSAQENELMLMAVLNCLFESLGQILRKNVERRCLLDNMDGVFLVVDEIIDGGVILESDPQQVIQKVNYRADDNPLSEQSVTQHITDKLAMTSNIMQSAKEQIKWSILK